From a single Raphanus sativus cultivar WK10039 chromosome 3, ASM80110v3, whole genome shotgun sequence genomic region:
- the LOC108844669 gene encoding photosystem I reaction center subunit II-1, chloroplastic-like, which translates to MATQAAGIFSSAVTTAATSGVRKLHFLTATHRPRSLSFTKTAIRAEKTDSAAPAAAVKEEAPVGFTPPQLDPNTPSPIFAGSTGGLLRKAQVEEFYVITWNSPKEQIFEMPTGGAAIMREGPNLLKLARKEQCLALGTRLRSKYKINYQFYRVFPNGEVQYLHPKDGVYPEKANPGREGVGQNMRSIGKNVSPIEVKFTGKQSYDL; encoded by the coding sequence atggCAACTCAAGCCGCCGGAATCTTTAGCTCCGCCGTGACAACCGCCGCAACCTCGGGCGTAAGAAAACTCCACTTTCTCACCGCAACCCACCGTCCGAGATCCCTCTCCTTCACCAAAACCGCAATCCGCGCCGAGAAAACAGACTCCGCGGCTCCAGCCGCCGCCGTGAAAGAAGAAGCTCCGGTGGGATTCACGCCGCCGCAGCTAGACCCAAACACACCGTCTCCGATCTTCGCGGGAAGCACGGGGGGTCTTCTCCGTAAGGCCCAGGTGGAAGAGTTCTACGTCATTACATGGAACTCGCCGAAAGAacagatctttgagatgccgacaGGAGGTGCAGCGATCATGAGGGAAGGTCCGAACTTGCTGAAGCTGGCGAGGAAAGAACAGTGTTTGGCTTTGGGGACAAGGCTTAGGTCCAAGTACAAGATCAACTACCAGTTTTACAGGGTGTTCCCTAATGGTGAGGTGCAGTATCTTCATCCTAAAGACGGAGTTTATCCGGAGAAGGCGAACCCGGGAAGAGAAGGTGTTGGTCAGAATATGAGGTCTATTGGGAAAAATGTTAGTCCCATTGAAGTTAAGTTTACTGGGAAACAAAGTTATGATTTGTAA